The Larus michahellis chromosome 8, bLarMic1.1, whole genome shotgun sequence nucleotide sequence GGAGGGCTGCCTTGCAcctgcagcccctctgggcacCGGCCAGGGCAATGAAGCACGGCGCAGAATTTAATACCGGTTTTCTCTTTGCCGCGAGATGGCACCACCGTCCCTGGGAGTCacggcagagcccagccccgcggcccccgccgggaCACACCGCCCTGCGCGCcgcggagcggggctgcccgAGCCGGGCAGAGCTCAGCCCCGGGGCTTCAGgcacccccagcccggctgccgtTCGTCTGCCAGCCGAGCTGGGAGCAGAGACACACGCGCTATTTATTCACCGTTGACCTGGCAGTGTCGGGCGGCAcgcagggaagggcaggagccttctcctccccacccgAGAGCAGAGCAGGATCCCCCCCAGGGGTTAACCGGCCCGAACGCTGCGTGGGACAGTGGCTGGGCCACCTGCCCTTGCAGCCCTAGCAGCCCCTCACCCGGCACTTCACCCCAGGGACGGAGCCATCTGCCATGAGAGAGTCCTGTTGCCCCCACTGGGAAGGCGATGTGACGGGGCTCCATCTCTAGTCATCTCAgaggcggaggaggagaagagatggGGATGTCAGGAAAAGAACGGGTCCTGATGAGTCCCACAGAAAGCTGGGAGAAGTAAGGAGAGGGGAGATGGACAGgttttctgtccctttgcctGGATCTGCCCCAGCTTCTGtgctgctgaaggaaagagcATTTTAGAAGCATCTTGGCAATGTTTGCACGTTTGCTTGTTCACACACGGTGCTCTGAAAAGAAGCCGTGCTTGTGTATCTGAGCTGCCTTTGGAAAAATGCAGGGGGGGGAGTGTCTGCACTTGTCTGGGGAGAGCTGTTTAGTCCCACACCAATGCAGCTGTGGCAGAGCCTGTACCCAGAAAGGGCCAAAGACTCCCAAGGAACCGCGCTAACGTCCCTCAGAGCAAGGGGTAACCTAAGTTCAGCATTTGGCATCTGGGATTCAAAACCAGAAGTCTGGGAAGTGTAGAATAGCACCCATCGGACATCGAAAGAGCAGGCATTTGGGAATAATTTATTCCATGTGCAGTAGGGAATGGGTAAAGAGCAGGGATTAGAGGATACATGACATTCCTATCTAGTATTGGTCTCCAAGTGAAGAAACGATGTGCTCCTGAGAACCATCACCTCCCAGAAACTCAGAACTAGAATAACTTTCTTATGTTGTATATTTGATGTGTAAAGTAGTGGCTGTCCTGTCATTTCTAGTCACGCATGTGGCTGGAATTTTCCAGGTAACCTCACCCACCAGCCCTCCTCTGCTTTCTAAGgaggagcttttctttttcttttctaagaagaaaaatatttgtccaACAGATATTTTAAGCGTGTAGCCAGTACTTGCGAGGCTTTGAGTAAGATGACACTTGTAGCTACTGCACAAGGATCTGCTGTCTCCTTTGTGCATCTCCTACGCCCTGCACAAAACAATCAGCTGGATTTTTCTCAGTTCGGAGCCTTGGGCCTATTGGCGTAGCACCGCGCAGGCACACTGCGGATGGGGTCTCATGGTGAATCCAGCCTCTGCGGTCGTGTCCAGCTCAGATTCTTTGACCCCAGGTGGAGGCTTAAATGTAAATTTCTGGATCAAGCCTGTGAAGAAGATGAAGAGCTCCATCGTGGCGAGACTTTCTCCGATGCAGTTTCTCCGCCCTGCAATGCCAAAAGCATGGCTGTTGGTGGAGAGATTGGGCAAGTGGTGGCTCAGCCTGACACCTCTTCCCTACTGCCTGGTAGCAACTGCGTGAAGGACAGTACAGGCCTCAGAAACGTGAAACAGCATGGTGTGATACTCAGTAGCCATCACCATTGACCTCCTCCAGGCATTTGAAGGGGGCCGTTTCACCTGAGCGTGCAAGGAATTAGTCTGAGACACCCTGGAAACCAGCCTTCCCAAGGCAGAGGGAAGGTTGAACGCTTGCTTGAAGGTGTTGAGTCTTCTGTAGGTCCCAGTGGTGTCTTTAAACACCATGGCCTGGTGTACCTCCCAGCATGGGccgaggggctgtttgcaagccATCAAAACCCGGGTGGGTATTGCTAAACCATCCCCACCACTGACGTCCGTGCTGGTCCCTACAGAGGCTTGGATCCTGCCACTTGGCTAGTTCCTTCTGATGGGCACTGGGAACTCAGAGCCCCGTGCAGGACCAAACGCTCTCGTTACCTGTGGAGAAGGGCAGAAACGCTTTCTTCTTTACGAAGTTCCCGTCCACATCAAGGAAATGGTTGGGGTTGAACTCGTCTGGTGTCTCCCATTGTGTTTTATCCAGCAGCACGGAGGCGAGCAGAGGAATCACCGTTGTTCCCTGCAGCACAACCACACTCTGCTTTAGCATGCATGGATGGAGCAAACTTCTGCCTTTGCCCGTTCAGCCATGTAACTGTTCCTCCCTTTGGGCTGCGTCTGGAAGCAAGCTTCTACCTCTGAAGAACTAATTTCTGGGCTTGTACATGACCATTTGACCCTTAGTTAGTGTGGATACCAACTTCACTGGAATTACTGACTAATATGTGACCAAACAACAATGGTTGTTGGCTGTTCCTGAGTtatgaagcagaagaaagaagtagACCAGGCTTCCTTCCTgcccagctgctctctgctcGCCTCAAGCACGCAACGGGACAATGCCATGGTACTCCAGAGGCAGAACTGCTCTACAGGGCATGAATGGCAACGGAGAGTGAAGAGAATAAGGAAGAGACTCCGGGTTACCAGTTATGGGAAATGGGAAGTGGTGTGGGTAACCCTGAAGTCACGCTGCCATCGGTCTGGGCGTGGAGGAGACGGGGGATTAGGGAACTGGCTCTTCCCCACCAAAAGCCCTGTGCTTCGAGCTCCCCGCTCCTTGTGACGTTTTGCCCTGGGGGTCACTGGTGTGCTGCACCCCCCTCTTCCTCTGGAGAGCAGCAAGTACCTTGGGGATGAAGTAGCCTTTAAAGTGGGTGTCAACAGAGGTGCACCGTGGAACGTGTGGCAGGAGGGTGACAAACCTCTGCACCTCGTGGATCACCGCGTTGGTAAACGGCATTTTTTTCCGGTCCTCAAAGGCAGGCAAGCAGTCAGGGCCCAGAACTTGCTCAATCTCTGCGTGCACCTTGTCTGGAGGGCAAGAGAAAGGCATAAAGCGAGCTTCCCTCGGTGGTAAAGCACCTCCACATCCCAGCTCGTGATGACTGTTGGTTGGACTACCCCAGGCGGGAGGTTGCCCAGCCcctgggagcagagagagaacaaCCCCTCAGACCCTTTGGTCCTGAATGGCAGCGTACAATGCTTGGGCAGAGGTGGAGAGGTTCCAGGTGCTTCTGGATGCATGAGAGGCTACAGAACTTTTACAGGCGAGCAGCGCTTATGGGGTCACTGCACCCTACGTAAGAAAAGCAAACCCATAAAGGCGTCTCACTTTGAACCTCGGGGTACTTCATCAGCAGCAGGATGGCCCACTGCAACGTCGTGGATGTCGTCTCCGTGCCAGCCATGAGCAGGTCGAGCGCAGAGGCCAATACATTCGCGTCATGAAAAAgtgtattgcttttattttcctcctttagggaaacaaaaatttaaaaaaacactgctGTCAGCACGGAAAGAGAGAACTGGGAGAGGTGACCTAGTCTTCGGAGACATTACAGCGGGGTGCATGTGAATTACAAGTGCCCAGATGCACCACACTGACATACCGATACAGAAAGGCTTCAGtttacagcagaaatatttccGCACTTTGAGATTCTGCCCCCCAACGATGAACTAATTGGACTAGTTCATTGATTTTCCACCATCACATGACATTTATCTGCTCTGGGCAGTGGTTATCTGATTGACTCTGAGCTTCCATCCCCTGCCTGTGGATCCTGAGAAGGCGGAAAGTTGATGAGAGGTGCAGGACCGTGCTCTCCCAGGCAGCTGGAATTTGTCTAGGTGCGTGCCAGGCGCCACAGGGAAGCCACGAAGGGCACCACCCGCACATCAGCTCTGCCGTCCCTGCTTCGCGCTGCCAATGGGAACCTCGCCTGTTCCTGTGTGCAACAGCGGAGGCACGAGGCATCGAGCCCAAGcacccctcctgcccaccaccccGCCCAAGGACACGGATGCTCGGAGAAGGCGAATACGGACTGGTCCTTCCTTGCTCTGCTCCCACACTATCCCTGCTGTTGGTAAAGCCACTGCGTGGGAGCTGGTGACGTGTCTGCACAAACGCAACGGCAACTTCTGCGTCTCTAGAACTGGGCATCTCTTGCCTCTTCCCATGCCCGCAGGGAGGGATGCGTCGGCCTGGAGTGCATTGGAAAAACCCCATTACCTCCCTCTCGCGctccagcaaggagggaaaggaCCACAGCTAACACCTGAGGACGAGTTTTACACATTCATGCAATGCAGTCTAGGTAattatttcttgcttttcccGCAGTACGCTGCATTTAACATATTGCAATAGGAGGATGTTTACCCCAAACTTAAGTATTTTCATATAGACCGTGGTAGAGCGTGTTCATTAGACAAGCAACACAGACCATCTCTGTGTAAGATCCTGCACTAGGAATCGTCAGATTGTTAAAATACCTCTTGTTTGAATACCAATGCATCGATGTAGCTCATCAGGTTGTTTTTATTAAgactttctttgctttccttgaTGCACTTCGTTAAGATCGCACACACCTCTTCTACTTTTTTCAGGATCACCTTGTGAGGTTTGAGGAGAAATCCAAGGAATGGGTAGAaattaaataactaaaaagaaaaaaaggaaaagaaaaaaatcacagaaaaaaaattaaattcaccCCTTACCTTGTAAAACTCAAATGTTATAGTGGAGAAATTGTTTATGTGAGGAACCAAATGAAATGTGATTGGAATCTCTCTTTTTGGGTAACTAAAAAAATTTTAATGTATAAAAACGCCTCCTCTTATTAAAAGTTCTCTATGGAAATGAATGGAGCCTATCAGACTTGTCTAGACAAAGCCTATAAGCatgaatttagaaaaatacaATTAAGGGAAAGTGATAGTAAACTCACGAAacaatgaaattacattttaaaagaggtAATAAAGCAAAAAGATAAAGCATTACGCGTTATGCAAAGAAAACTCCAAATGTTTAGCGAGCCAGAATACTTATGTTTTAAAGTTGTTAGATCATCATTTTTAACCTTCACATGAATTATAAATCAATTACGCTGAGCTCTCAGCATCGTTAAATTTCACAGCACGATAAACAGTTGCATTTTATGGGCAGGGGGGTTACTTACACCATTTCTCAATGTTATAAATAAATGGGCTGCAGAATAAGATTCACAAATCTCTTGCTCTTGCTAACGGGttataatttttgttgttttctgcaaAACCTAGACCTGCCG carries:
- the LOC141747536 gene encoding cytochrome P450 2W1-like isoform X1 codes for the protein MAAFTPLFICGVCALLLSAALYVFNVFKQSALNLPPGPFPLPVVGNLHLLDMRRQDKSLMKISEKYGPVFTVHLGFQRVVVLTGYEAVKDALLNTADVFADRPAIPIFYHIQHGNGVFFSSRELWKKTRRFTVATMRDLGMGKHLGEERMLEELQFLIELIKSFKGGPFKLRFLNMAPTNITFAILFGKRFDYEDPTYLTLLRLIDEVMHLLGSPFLHLFNFYPFLGFLLKPHKVILKKVEEVCAILTKCIKESKESLNKNNLMSYIDALVFKQEEENKSNTLFHDANVLASALDLLMAGTETTSTTLQWAILLLMKYPEVQNKVHAEIEQVLGPDCLPAFEDRKKMPFTNAVIHEVQRFVTLLPHVPRCTSVDTHFKGYFIPKGTTVIPLLASVLLDKTQWETPDEFNPNHFLDVDGNFVKKKAFLPFSTGRRNCIGESLATMELFIFFTGLIQKFTFKPPPGVKESELDTTAEAGFTMRPHPQCACAVLRQ
- the LOC141747536 gene encoding cytochrome P450 2W1-like isoform X2, with product MSEAPCEEGCTALPSQPPYEDADYVQPWKPSWEGRISALYPNTSVPSWLSVSLADGSASWGGADSSKGVFFSSRELWKKTRRFTVATMRDLGMGKHLGEERMLEELQFLIELIKSFKGGPFKLRFLNMAPTNITFAILFGKRFDYEDPTYLTLLRLIDEVMHLLGSPFLHLFNFYPFLGFLLKPHKVILKKVEEVCAILTKCIKESKESLNKNNLMSYIDALVFKQEEENKSNTLFHDANVLASALDLLMAGTETTSTTLQWAILLLMKYPEVQNKVHAEIEQVLGPDCLPAFEDRKKMPFTNAVIHEVQRFVTLLPHVPRCTSVDTHFKGYFIPKGTTVIPLLASVLLDKTQWETPDEFNPNHFLDVDGNFVKKKAFLPFSTGRRNCIGESLATMELFIFFTGLIQKFTFKPPPGVKESELDTTAEAGFTMRPHPQCACAVLRQ